The Streptomyces sp. V3I7 genome segment CGGGCTGTGGAGTCAGTTCCTGACCTGGCTGGCTAGGTGATTCACACAAACCTCACCAATTCCCTCCCGTCGCATGAAGATTCAAGCGCAGGGGTAGTGAGCAATGCGGTATCCGTGTTGATCACGAGGGAAAGGACGTGTCGTGGACGATATATCCACCGACGCTGCTTTCGTTTCGAGCTCGGCCGCATTGCTCCGCCCCCGGCCGAACGCACGCCGGCGGTATGCCAACCCCCCCTCCATAAAGGCCCAACTCCACAGACTGCACGGCCAGATACCCGCCTCCCCAGGCGGGTATCTTCTTGGCCGCTCCAGTGTGCGTTCCAGCGTGCGCGGGGAGGGCCGATGACCCCCTCCTGGTCGATCGACCGCACGATCGGGGCCCCATCGAAGACCCAGACGCTCGGCCACTTCACGACGGGCCAACTCCTGCGGCTGTGCGACGTCGCCGGACTGGCGCGCGAGGATGCCGAGACCTATGCGCGCGTCCTCGGCGCGGCACTGGCTCCCGTCGACCGACGGCCCCTGGACCTTCCGCCGCCGTTCTCGACCTTCCTGTCCGACGACCACACGCCGGTGGAGTTCTCGCTCGCCCTGCAGCCGGGCACGGCACCGGCAGTGCGCGTCCTGCTGGACCCGGGCGGCGGCGCAGGCGGCCTGGCCCACAGCGGCCCGCGGGGACTGCGCGTCGTCCGCGCGATGGCCCGGCACTGGGACTTCGCCACCGACCACCTCGACGCGTTGGAGGACCTGTTCTTCCCTCCCTCTCCCGCGGGGCCGCTGGCGCTGTGGTGCGCACTGGAACTGCGTCCCGGCGGTGTCCCGAAGGCCAAGGTGTATCTGAACCCGGCGGCGTCCGGGCAGACACGTGCCGCCGCAACGGTGCGCGAGGCACTGCGCCGGCTCGGCCACCGGCATGCGTTCGACGCGCTGCCTCAGGCCGACCGCCACCTTTTCTTCTCCCTCGACCTGGGCGACTGGGAAGATCCCCGAGTGAAGATCTACCTCGCGCACCACGACCTGTCGGCCGCGGAGGCGGCAGGCCTGTCCCGCACGGACGGCGGACCCGGACATGCCGAGATCGAGGCGTTCTTCCGCATCGCGGCCGGGTATGACGCCGACCCCGCCGACCTCGGGGCCATGGACGGGCACGACCCGCGGCTCGGCCGCCGGCCCGTCCAGTCCTGCCACTCTTTCACGGAGACGGCGAGCGGCCTGCCCAGCGGCTTCTCCCTCTACATCCCGGTCCGGGACTATGCACGGCACGACGGGGAGGCCCTTGACCGGGCGGTGGTCCTGCTCCGACGTTACGGCATCGACCCCGCCCCGCTCATCCAGTCACTGGCCGCCGTCACCTCGCGGCAGCTCGAGGACGGGGTAGGGCTCATCGCCTACCTGGCGCTCGCCCACCAGCAGGGCAAGCCGCCGCGGGTGACCGTGTACATCTCCTCGGAGGCGTACGCGGTCAGGCCACCGGTCGCCGCACTGTCCCCGCAGGCCGAAGCCGTGCACTGAGACTCCCTGCCCCGAGCGGCGAAGCTCCCCCTGCCGACCGGCAGCGGGAGCTTCGTGCATGAACCGCCTCCACAGGGCCTACGCCACCCGCGACAACTCTCGCCGATAAGGGCCGACATCGACCTGGATGGAGGCACCCTCGGTTCGCCCGTAGCGCTCCACGATGCCGTCCAGGTACGCGCTGATCTCCTTGCGCATGACATCCGCGGACGGCAGGGCGACGTCGCCGGCGACGATCCCAGCCACCCACTGCGACTGAGCCTCCACGAGGCGTGTGATCGAGCCCACGGGGCGGATCAGGCCGACGAAGTACAGTCCGGGCCGATCGGGTGCGACGACGCGCTTGTACAGTTCGACCGTCCCCTGCGGACCTATCGGGCATCCGGCGGGAAGGAAGGGGAACGCCATGCGGAAGCCGGTGCAGTAGACGATCGCGTCCGCCTCCATCGAGGAGCCGTCGGTGAAGGACACCTTGCTGCCGCCCAGGGAGTCGATCGCGGACTTCGGGGTCACCGCGCCGTGCCGTATCAGGCTGAGGATCTCGTCCGAGATGGTCACGGCCGAGGAGAAGATCGGGTGGTCGGGCTCCGGCAGGCCGTAGTTCGACAGCTTGCCGCGCGCCACGAGCAGCGCCTGCTCGACGAAGCGGCGCTGCTCGGGGAAGGACATGCTGTTCCACCGCGGGGCTTCGGCGATCAGATCCACGGGCATGCCGAAGAGCTGCTTGGGCACGATGTGCAGCCCCCGGCGGACGGAGAGCACCGTCTGTGCGGCATGCCGGGAGACGTCCGCGGCGATGTCCACCGCCGACGCGCCGAGCCCGACGACGATCACGCGCTTCCCGGCGAAGTCGCTGCCGTCGCAGTAGTCCATCGAGTGCAGAATCGTTCCAGTGAACGAGTCGGCACCCAGCGGCAGCGGGTTCGGCAGAGCCGGCTCCGAGTGGTGACCAGAGGCGACGATCACCTGCTCGAAACTCCGTACCGCCACCGCCCCGTCCGCGTCCCGGCTGGCGACCGCCCACGCCCCGTCGGAACCCTGCCGTACCGCGAGCACCTCGGTACGCAGCTCGACATGGGGCAGCAGCCCGGCCCACTCGGCGAAGGACCGCAGATAGGCGGCGACGTCGCTGTGCCGTGGGTAGAGGGGAAGGTCGGACGGCATCGGGAAGTCGGTGTACCCGGTGAGCTGTTTGGCGCTGTTCAGATGGAGCGCCTGATAGGCCGGGCCCCGCTCCCCGGCTTGTGGCTGACGCCAGATCCCCCCGACGTCCGGGGCCTTCTCCAGACAGACGAGCTCGATGTTCCTGGCCTTCAGAGCATGTGCGGCCGCCAGACCTGACAGACCCGCACCGATCACGCACACACGCACAGTTCTCTCCTCACAGGACAGACACCAGCCTTTTGCGCACCGG includes the following:
- a CDS encoding tryptophan dimethylallyltransferase family protein yields the protein MTPSWSIDRTIGAPSKTQTLGHFTTGQLLRLCDVAGLAREDAETYARVLGAALAPVDRRPLDLPPPFSTFLSDDHTPVEFSLALQPGTAPAVRVLLDPGGGAGGLAHSGPRGLRVVRAMARHWDFATDHLDALEDLFFPPSPAGPLALWCALELRPGGVPKAKVYLNPAASGQTRAAATVREALRRLGHRHAFDALPQADRHLFFSLDLGDWEDPRVKIYLAHHDLSAAEAAGLSRTDGGPGHAEIEAFFRIAAGYDADPADLGAMDGHDPRLGRRPVQSCHSFTETASGLPSGFSLYIPVRDYARHDGEALDRAVVLLRRYGIDPAPLIQSLAAVTSRQLEDGVGLIAYLALAHQQGKPPRVTVYISSEAYAVRPPVAALSPQAEAVH
- a CDS encoding NAD(P)/FAD-dependent oxidoreductase, giving the protein MRVCVIGAGLSGLAAAHALKARNIELVCLEKAPDVGGIWRQPQAGERGPAYQALHLNSAKQLTGYTDFPMPSDLPLYPRHSDVAAYLRSFAEWAGLLPHVELRTEVLAVRQGSDGAWAVASRDADGAVAVRSFEQVIVASGHHSEPALPNPLPLGADSFTGTILHSMDYCDGSDFAGKRVIVVGLGASAVDIAADVSRHAAQTVLSVRRGLHIVPKQLFGMPVDLIAEAPRWNSMSFPEQRRFVEQALLVARGKLSNYGLPEPDHPIFSSAVTISDEILSLIRHGAVTPKSAIDSLGGSKVSFTDGSSMEADAIVYCTGFRMAFPFLPAGCPIGPQGTVELYKRVVAPDRPGLYFVGLIRPVGSITRLVEAQSQWVAGIVAGDVALPSADVMRKEISAYLDGIVERYGRTEGASIQVDVGPYRRELSRVA